In the genome of Streptomyces collinus, one region contains:
- a CDS encoding ABC transporter permease, which yields MSAVTVHDAATDARIPLRGHLRHTGALIRRNLLWIRKDPESMADALLMPVIFTLLFVFVFGGSIGQALGGGQDRYVQYVIPGMIAMMSMTLSQGVGTGFSQDFNSGVMDRFRSLPIGRGSVLFAKISVELLRMLFATAVLMVVAVAVGFEITNWPGLLATVALSTAFASSIMWVFLTLGVILKNAQSVQAMGFLVLFPLQFGSSIFAPTTSMPGWLQAFTDYNPLSTLADAARGLMVGGPVAHDLWVTLGWSVAITAVMAPVAIHKFRTKN from the coding sequence ATGAGCGCCGTCACCGTCCACGACGCCGCCACGGACGCCCGTATCCCGCTGCGCGGCCATCTGCGCCACACCGGCGCCCTGATCCGCCGCAACCTGCTGTGGATCCGCAAGGACCCGGAGTCGATGGCCGACGCCCTGCTGATGCCGGTCATCTTCACCCTGCTGTTCGTGTTCGTCTTCGGCGGCTCGATCGGGCAGGCGCTGGGCGGCGGGCAGGACCGGTACGTGCAGTACGTGATCCCGGGCATGATCGCGATGATGAGCATGACCCTGTCCCAGGGCGTCGGCACCGGCTTCAGCCAGGACTTCAACTCCGGTGTCATGGACCGGTTCCGGTCGCTGCCGATCGGGCGCGGCTCGGTGCTGTTCGCGAAGATCTCGGTGGAACTGCTGCGGATGCTGTTCGCCACCGCCGTGCTGATGGTCGTCGCCGTGGCCGTCGGGTTCGAGATCACGAACTGGCCGGGGCTGCTCGCGACCGTGGCCCTGTCCACGGCGTTCGCCTCGTCGATCATGTGGGTGTTCCTCACCCTGGGCGTGATCCTGAAGAACGCGCAGTCCGTGCAGGCGATGGGCTTCCTGGTGCTGTTCCCGCTGCAGTTCGGCTCGTCGATCTTCGCGCCGACCACGTCGATGCCGGGCTGGCTGCAGGCGTTCACCGACTACAACCCGCTGTCGACCCTCGCGGACGCCGCGCGCGGGCTGATGGTGGGCGGGCCGGTCGCGCACGACCTGTGGGTGACGCTCGGCTGGTCGGTGGCGATCACGGCCGTGATGGCGCCCGTCGCGATCCACAAGTTCCGCACGAAGAACTGA
- a CDS encoding BTAD domain-containing putative transcriptional regulator, which translates to MHYRILGTTQALRSDGSVVPVGGARLRALLTVLALRAGRTVPVGLLVDEVWGGQPPADAPGALQALVGRLRRALGAGAVASVEGGYRLGAAPDDVDLHRFERLAGEGLRALADGDPAKAAVVLDDALALWRGPALADLPDRTAEAARWDTRRLDALRARHAAALALGRAEQSLPELTALCDGHPLDEPLQALRVRALRDAGRAAEALDAFEDVRRLLADRLGADPGPELRALHAELLRLGDTPAPAPARPAGNLRARLTSFIGRETDIETIRGDLAEARLVTLLGPGGAGKTRLSQETAETVREAMPGGVWLAELAPVDDPDAVPEAVLTAVGARETVLYGAGAEGIRAAVADRLDDPVERLAEHCSRPRMLLILDNCEHVVDAAARLTEELLARCPELTVLATSREPLGVPGELLRPVEPLPEPVALRLLADRGAAARPGFRIEDDPGACAEICRRLDGLPLAIELAAARLRMLTPRQIADRLDDRFRLLTSGSRTVLPRQQTLRAVVDWSWDLLDEEERDVLRRLSVFAGGCDLPAAEAVCGPAALEALGSLVDRSLVVAAPPDGSADGEMRYRLLETVAEYAAERLDESGRRAEAERAHLTYFRELARVTDPLLRGPGQLAAIQRLEREYENLRTALRHAVALRDEQEALCLALSLVWYWQMRDLRIEARNWCREVMVLGPDPFTEPVRPATAVWQRCTDAPPPMTGEVLWEARRGIHLAHLACMDTELDAWQNPDSQRKLRAIAGTYEPGLPQNCRLPGLLWFFAVMLTGDMDRLRVIIDASIRTCRQTPGFDWELASGLQMRANFLANRIDWAGDAAHDADESLEIYRRLGDAWGTAEALSARAEAHERKGHYALAAADYEAAIAHAEHLGARAQAAVLSARLGSALLEAGDGERGERLLREVIAQREDSHSEAMPAARLFLAGWLGLTGRTAEAREQLGRLRQDFRIAHFIVFDAFILGSEAWLYAADGRYEECLHLIRKALERAADPLSTAIAPYMRSGYLIIGAWALAGLDGGGRAEDAARCLGAFDALLPPGHIAQRQERETREATERQARALLGDPAYEAAYAAGGGLSLEEATALL; encoded by the coding sequence GTGCATTACCGCATCCTCGGCACCACGCAGGCGCTCCGCAGTGACGGGTCGGTCGTTCCGGTCGGTGGGGCGCGGCTGCGTGCGTTGTTGACCGTGCTCGCGCTGCGGGCCGGACGGACCGTGCCCGTGGGGCTGCTCGTCGACGAGGTGTGGGGCGGGCAGCCGCCCGCCGACGCGCCGGGGGCGCTGCAGGCGCTGGTCGGGCGGTTGCGGCGGGCGCTCGGGGCGGGCGCGGTCGCCTCCGTCGAGGGCGGGTACCGGCTCGGGGCCGCGCCCGACGACGTCGACCTGCACCGGTTCGAGCGGCTGGCCGGCGAGGGGCTGCGGGCGCTGGCCGACGGCGACCCCGCCAAGGCCGCCGTGGTCCTCGACGACGCCCTCGCCCTGTGGCGCGGCCCCGCTCTCGCCGACCTGCCCGACCGCACCGCCGAGGCGGCCCGTTGGGACACCCGGCGTCTGGACGCGCTACGGGCCCGGCACGCCGCCGCCCTCGCCCTGGGCCGGGCCGAGCAGTCCCTGCCGGAGCTGACCGCCCTGTGCGACGGCCACCCCTTGGACGAGCCCCTCCAGGCCTTGCGCGTGCGCGCCCTGCGGGACGCCGGCCGTGCGGCGGAGGCGCTGGACGCCTTCGAGGACGTCCGACGCCTCCTCGCCGACCGCCTCGGCGCCGACCCGGGCCCGGAACTGCGCGCCCTGCACGCGGAGTTGCTGCGACTGGGCGACACGCCCGCGCCCGCGCCGGCCCGGCCCGCCGGCAACCTCCGGGCCCGCCTCACCTCCTTCATCGGCCGGGAGACCGACATCGAGACCATCCGCGGGGATCTCGCGGAGGCCCGGCTGGTCACCCTGCTCGGCCCCGGCGGCGCCGGGAAGACCCGGCTGTCGCAGGAGACCGCGGAGACCGTGCGCGAGGCCATGCCCGGCGGCGTGTGGCTGGCCGAACTCGCCCCCGTCGACGACCCGGACGCCGTGCCGGAGGCCGTGCTCACCGCCGTCGGCGCCCGGGAGACCGTGCTGTACGGCGCCGGCGCCGAGGGCATCCGCGCCGCCGTCGCCGACCGGCTCGACGACCCCGTCGAGCGGCTCGCCGAGCACTGCTCACGGCCCCGCATGCTGCTGATCCTCGACAACTGCGAGCACGTCGTCGACGCCGCCGCCCGGCTCACCGAGGAACTGCTGGCCCGCTGCCCGGAGCTCACCGTCCTGGCCACCAGCCGGGAACCCCTCGGTGTCCCGGGCGAGTTGCTGCGGCCCGTGGAGCCGCTGCCCGAGCCGGTGGCGCTGCGCCTGCTGGCCGACCGGGGCGCGGCGGCCCGGCCCGGCTTCCGGATCGAGGACGACCCCGGGGCGTGCGCCGAGATCTGCCGGCGCCTCGACGGTCTGCCGCTGGCCATCGAACTGGCCGCCGCCCGGCTGCGGATGCTCACACCCCGCCAGATCGCCGACCGGCTGGACGACCGCTTCCGCCTGCTCACCTCCGGCAGCCGCACGGTCCTGCCCCGCCAGCAGACCCTCAGAGCGGTCGTCGACTGGTCCTGGGACCTGCTCGACGAGGAGGAACGCGACGTCCTGCGGCGGCTGTCGGTGTTCGCCGGCGGCTGTGACCTGCCCGCCGCCGAGGCGGTGTGCGGACCGGCCGCCCTGGAGGCGCTCGGCTCACTCGTCGACCGCTCCCTGGTCGTGGCCGCCCCGCCGGACGGGTCCGCCGACGGGGAGATGCGCTACCGGCTGCTGGAGACCGTCGCCGAGTACGCCGCCGAGCGGCTGGACGAGTCCGGGCGGCGCGCCGAGGCCGAGCGGGCCCACCTGACGTACTTCCGTGAACTGGCCCGTGTCACCGACCCGTTGCTGCGCGGCCCCGGCCAGCTTGCGGCCATCCAGCGGCTGGAGCGCGAGTACGAGAACCTGCGGACCGCGCTGCGGCACGCCGTCGCCCTGCGCGACGAGCAGGAGGCGCTGTGCCTGGCGCTGTCCCTCGTCTGGTACTGGCAGATGCGCGACCTGCGCATCGAGGCGCGCAACTGGTGCCGCGAGGTGATGGTGCTCGGCCCGGACCCCTTCACCGAGCCGGTCCGCCCCGCCACCGCGGTGTGGCAGCGCTGCACCGACGCCCCGCCCCCGATGACCGGCGAGGTCCTGTGGGAGGCCCGGCGCGGTATCCACCTCGCCCATCTCGCCTGCATGGACACCGAGCTGGACGCCTGGCAGAACCCGGACTCCCAGCGGAAGCTGCGCGCCATCGCCGGGACGTACGAGCCCGGTCTGCCGCAGAACTGCCGGCTCCCCGGCCTGCTCTGGTTCTTCGCCGTGATGCTGACCGGCGACATGGACCGGCTGCGCGTCATCATCGACGCGTCCATCCGCACCTGCCGGCAGACCCCTGGCTTCGACTGGGAGCTCGCCTCCGGCCTGCAGATGCGGGCCAACTTCCTCGCCAACCGCATCGACTGGGCCGGTGACGCCGCCCACGACGCCGACGAGTCGCTGGAGATCTACCGGCGTCTCGGTGACGCCTGGGGCACCGCCGAGGCCCTCTCCGCCCGCGCCGAGGCCCACGAGCGCAAGGGCCACTACGCCCTGGCCGCGGCCGACTACGAGGCGGCCATCGCCCACGCCGAACACCTCGGCGCCCGCGCCCAGGCGGCGGTGCTCAGCGCCCGGCTGGGCAGCGCGCTGCTGGAGGCGGGCGACGGCGAACGCGGCGAGCGGCTGCTGCGCGAGGTGATCGCCCAGCGCGAGGACTCGCACAGCGAGGCCATGCCCGCAGCCCGCCTGTTCCTCGCCGGCTGGCTCGGCCTGACGGGCCGCACCGCGGAGGCACGCGAGCAACTGGGCCGGCTGCGGCAGGATTTCCGTATCGCCCACTTCATCGTCTTCGACGCGTTCATCCTCGGCTCGGAGGCCTGGCTGTATGCCGCCGACGGCCGGTACGAGGAGTGCCTGCACCTGATCCGCAAGGCACTGGAGCGGGCCGCCGATCCGCTGTCCACGGCCATCGCGCCGTACATGCGCTCGGGGTACCTGATCATCGGCGCCTGGGCCCTGGCCGGTCTCGACGGCGGAGGGCGCGCCGAGGATGCGGCCCGCTGTCTGGGCGCCTTCGACGCCCTGCTGCCGCCCGGGCACATCGCCCAGCGGCAGGAGCGCGAGACCCGCGAGGCCACGGAGCGGCAGGCCCGGGCCCTGCTCGGCGACCCGGCCTACGAGGCCGCGTACGCGGCGGGCGGTGGCCTCTCCCTCGAAGAGGCCACCGCCCTGCTCTGA
- the panB gene encoding 3-methyl-2-oxobutanoate hydroxymethyltransferase, protein MTQLPAAQTAQMKPSGSGRALYGGKGTRRITVRDIAAAKERGEKWPMLTAYDAMTASVFDEAGIPVMLVGDSAGNCHLGYETTVPVTLDEMTMLSAAVVRGTSRALIVGDLPFGSYQEGPVQALRSATRLVKEAGVQAVKLEGGERSHEQIRLLVESGIPVMAHIGLTPQSVNAMGYRVQGRGEEAAQQLLRDAKAVQDAGAFAVVLELVPAELAAEVTRVLHIPTVGIGAGPETDAQVLVWTDMLGLTGGRVPKFVKQYANLREVMGDAVKAFADEVVGGTFPQEENSVH, encoded by the coding sequence ATGACGCAGCTTCCGGCTGCCCAGACTGCTCAGATGAAGCCCTCCGGCAGCGGCAGGGCGCTGTACGGGGGCAAGGGCACCCGCCGTATCACCGTGCGCGACATCGCCGCCGCCAAGGAGCGCGGCGAGAAGTGGCCGATGCTCACCGCGTACGACGCCATGACGGCGTCCGTCTTCGACGAGGCCGGGATCCCGGTGATGCTCGTCGGCGACTCGGCGGGCAACTGCCACCTCGGGTACGAGACGACCGTGCCCGTCACCCTCGACGAGATGACGATGCTGTCGGCGGCGGTCGTACGGGGCACCTCGCGCGCCCTGATCGTCGGCGACCTGCCCTTCGGCTCCTACCAGGAGGGCCCGGTGCAGGCGCTGCGCTCGGCGACCCGGCTGGTGAAGGAGGCGGGCGTGCAGGCCGTGAAGCTGGAGGGGGGCGAGCGGTCGCACGAACAGATCCGGCTGCTCGTCGAGTCCGGCATCCCGGTCATGGCGCACATCGGCCTGACCCCGCAGTCCGTCAACGCGATGGGCTACCGCGTGCAGGGCCGCGGCGAGGAGGCGGCCCAGCAGCTGCTGCGGGACGCGAAGGCCGTGCAGGACGCGGGCGCGTTCGCGGTGGTGCTGGAGCTGGTCCCCGCGGAGCTGGCCGCCGAGGTGACGCGGGTGCTGCACATCCCGACCGTGGGGATCGGGGCGGGCCCCGAGACCGACGCGCAGGTGCTGGTGTGGACCGACATGCTGGGTCTGACCGGCGGGCGGGTGCCGAAGTTCGTGAAGCAGTACGCGAACCTGCGTGAGGTCATGGGCGACGCGGTGAAGGCGTTCGCCGACGAGGTCGTCGGTGGGACGTTCCCGCAGGAGGAGAACTCCGTTCACTAG
- the map gene encoding type I methionyl aminopeptidase: MSGQSLLVPGELSPTRPVPGNIRRPEYVGKPAPTPYTGPEVQTPETVEAMRVAGRIAARAMAEAAKLISPGVTTDELDRVAHEYMCDHGAYPSTLGYRGFPKSLCSSVNEVICHGIPDSTVLRDGDIVNLDVTAYIGGVHGDNNATYLVGDVDEESRLLVERTRESLERAIKAVKPGRQINIIGRVIESYAKRFGYGVVRDFTGHGINSSFHSGLIIPHYDSPHATTVIQPGMTFTIEPMLTLGTHEYDMWDDGWTVVTKDRKRTAQFEHTLVVTDSGAEILTLP, translated from the coding sequence ATGTCTGGCCAGTCGCTGCTCGTACCGGGGGAGCTGTCCCCCACCCGTCCCGTGCCCGGAAACATCCGCCGCCCCGAATACGTCGGCAAGCCCGCGCCGACGCCGTACACCGGACCGGAGGTGCAGACGCCCGAGACCGTCGAGGCGATGCGCGTGGCCGGCCGGATCGCGGCCCGGGCGATGGCGGAGGCCGCGAAGCTGATCTCCCCCGGGGTGACCACGGACGAGCTGGACCGGGTCGCGCACGAGTACATGTGCGACCACGGCGCCTACCCCTCGACTCTGGGTTACCGGGGCTTCCCGAAGTCGCTGTGCTCGTCGGTCAACGAGGTCATCTGCCACGGCATCCCGGACTCGACGGTGCTGCGCGACGGCGACATCGTCAACCTCGACGTGACGGCGTACATCGGCGGTGTGCACGGCGACAACAACGCCACCTACCTGGTGGGTGACGTCGACGAGGAGTCGCGGCTGCTGGTGGAGCGGACCCGGGAGTCCCTGGAGCGGGCGATCAAGGCGGTCAAGCCGGGCCGGCAGATCAACATCATCGGCCGGGTCATCGAGTCGTACGCCAAGCGCTTCGGCTACGGAGTCGTCCGCGACTTCACCGGGCACGGCATCAACTCGTCGTTCCACTCGGGCCTGATCATCCCGCACTACGACAGCCCGCACGCGACGACGGTCATCCAGCCCGGCATGACGTTCACGATCGAGCCGATGCTGACGCTCGGGACGCACGAGTACGACATGTGGGACGACGGCTGGACGGTCGTCACGAAGGACCGCAAGCGCACGGCCCAGTTCGAGCACACCCTGGTGGTGACGGACTCGGGCGCGGAGATCCTCACGCTGCCGTAA
- a CDS encoding sialidase family protein → MTETSVPFRAGQEGYASFRIPAVVATGTGDLLAFCEGRVGSRDDFGNIDIVLKRSTDGGRTWGPLQVAARNGDALAGNPAPVVLGTGRVILVHVRNAALATEDAIRRGKVSAADGRRVWVQHSDDEGRTWSAPREITQQTKRPEWRWYATTPGHAIQLSTGRVVVPANHSLPPTGTDNGTEGRYNGGHCLLSDDEGTTWRIGYVDDNPDGHINANETTAAELPDGRLYFNTRNDSPSPGTRADAHSADGGQTLVKPFRPQAGIAAPVCEAAVLHLREPDLLLYSGPADPGFRALMTIRASTDAGTTWRPAYTVDGLPAAYSDLVRVDAGTVGLLYETGDFGAYETITFRRVPVTELT, encoded by the coding sequence ATGACCGAGACCAGCGTCCCCTTCCGCGCCGGACAGGAGGGGTACGCCAGCTTCCGTATCCCCGCCGTCGTCGCCACCGGCACCGGTGACCTGCTCGCCTTCTGCGAAGGCCGGGTCGGCTCCCGGGACGACTTCGGGAACATCGACATCGTGCTGAAACGCTCAACGGACGGCGGCCGCACCTGGGGCCCGCTCCAGGTCGCCGCCCGCAACGGCGACGCCCTCGCCGGCAACCCCGCGCCCGTCGTCCTCGGCACCGGACGCGTCATCCTCGTGCACGTGCGCAACGCGGCCCTCGCCACCGAGGACGCCATCCGGCGCGGCAAGGTGAGCGCGGCGGACGGACGCCGCGTGTGGGTGCAGCACAGTGACGACGAGGGCCGCACCTGGTCCGCGCCGAGGGAGATCACCCAGCAGACCAAGCGGCCCGAGTGGCGCTGGTACGCCACCACCCCGGGCCACGCGATCCAGCTGAGCACCGGCAGGGTCGTCGTCCCCGCCAACCACTCCCTGCCGCCCACCGGCACCGACAACGGCACCGAGGGCAGGTACAACGGCGGCCACTGCCTGCTCAGCGACGACGAGGGCACCACCTGGCGGATCGGCTACGTCGACGACAACCCCGACGGCCACATCAACGCCAACGAGACCACCGCCGCCGAACTCCCCGACGGCCGCCTCTACTTCAACACCCGCAACGACTCGCCCTCACCCGGCACCCGCGCCGACGCGCACTCGGCCGACGGCGGACAGACCCTGGTGAAGCCCTTCCGCCCCCAGGCCGGTATCGCCGCCCCGGTCTGTGAGGCCGCCGTCCTGCACCTGCGCGAGCCCGACCTGCTCCTGTACTCCGGCCCCGCCGACCCGGGCTTCCGCGCCCTGATGACGATCCGTGCCTCCACCGACGCCGGCACCACCTGGCGCCCGGCGTACACCGTGGACGGCCTGCCCGCCGCGTACTCGGATCTCGTGCGCGTCGACGCCGGCACCGTGGGCCTGCTGTACGAGACCGGCGACTTCGGCGCCTACGAGACGATCACCTTCCGGCGGGTGCCCGTGACGGAGCTGACCTGA
- a CDS encoding ATP-binding cassette domain-containing protein: MTRIDTQTSGAAVTVRGLVKHYGETKALDGVDLEVREGTVMGVLGPNGAGKTTLVRILSTLLAPDAGQATVAGYDAVRQPRQLRRVIGLTGQYASVDEKLSGWENLYMIGRLLDLPRKEARARADGLLERFSLTEAAKRPAATYSGGMRRRLDLAASMIGRPAVLFLDEPTTGLDPRTRNEVWDEVKRMVGDGVTVLLTTQYMEEAEQLASELTVVDRGQVIAGGAIEALKAKVGGRALRVRPADPTHLRPLAGALDELGITGLATTTVDSDRGDVLVPILSDEQLTAVVGAVTARGITLSSITTELPSLDEVFLSLTGHRASAPQDDMPAEDLQEAAV, encoded by the coding sequence ATGACGCGAATCGACACACAGACCAGCGGCGCCGCTGTCACCGTGCGGGGGCTGGTGAAGCACTACGGGGAGACCAAGGCACTGGACGGGGTCGACCTGGAGGTGCGGGAGGGCACCGTGATGGGGGTGCTCGGGCCGAACGGGGCCGGGAAGACCACCCTGGTGCGGATCCTGTCCACCCTGCTTGCGCCCGACGCGGGACAGGCCACCGTGGCCGGGTACGACGCCGTACGCCAGCCGCGGCAGCTGCGGCGGGTGATCGGGCTCACGGGCCAGTACGCGTCCGTGGACGAGAAGCTCTCGGGCTGGGAGAACCTGTACATGATCGGGCGGCTGCTCGACCTGCCCCGCAAGGAGGCCCGTGCCCGTGCCGACGGGCTGCTGGAGCGCTTCTCGCTGACCGAGGCGGCCAAGCGGCCGGCGGCGACGTACTCCGGGGGGATGCGGCGCCGGCTGGACCTGGCCGCGTCGATGATCGGCCGGCCGGCCGTGCTCTTCCTCGACGAGCCGACCACCGGCCTCGACCCCCGCACCCGCAACGAGGTGTGGGACGAGGTCAAGCGCATGGTCGGCGACGGGGTCACCGTGCTGCTCACCACCCAGTACATGGAGGAGGCCGAGCAGCTCGCCTCCGAGCTGACGGTCGTCGACCGCGGCCAGGTCATCGCCGGGGGCGCGATCGAGGCGCTGAAGGCGAAGGTCGGCGGCCGTGCGCTGCGGGTCCGCCCGGCCGATCCCACCCACCTGCGGCCCCTCGCCGGCGCGCTGGACGAACTGGGGATCACCGGGCTCGCCACCACCACCGTCGACAGCGACCGGGGCGACGTCCTCGTGCCGATCCTCAGCGACGAGCAGCTGACGGCCGTGGTCGGCGCGGTCACCGCGCGCGGCATCACGCTCTCCTCCATCACCACCGAACTGCCCAGCCTGGACGAGGTGTTCCTGTCCCTCACCGGCCACCGTGCCAGTGCCCCGCAGGACGACATGCCCGCCGAAGACCTTCAGGAGGCCGCCGTATGA
- the npdG gene encoding NADPH-dependent F420 reductase yields the protein MTSTDSAAADNAQKAPAKDPWDLPDVSGLVVGVLGGTGPQGKGLAYRLAKAGQKVIIGSRAADRAQAAADELGHGVEGADNAETARRSDIVIVAVPWDGHGKTLESLREELAGKLVVDCVNPLGFDKKGAYALKPEEGSAAEQAAALLPDSRVTAAFHHLSAVLLQDPEIDEIDTDVMVLGEVRADVEIVQALAGRIPGMRGIFAGRLRNAHQVESLVANLISVNRRYKAHAGLRVTDV from the coding sequence ATGACCTCTACCGACAGTGCTGCCGCCGACAACGCCCAGAAGGCCCCCGCCAAGGACCCCTGGGACCTGCCCGACGTCTCCGGACTCGTGGTGGGGGTGCTCGGCGGGACCGGACCGCAGGGCAAGGGCCTGGCCTACCGGCTCGCCAAGGCCGGCCAGAAGGTGATCATCGGCTCGCGTGCCGCCGACCGCGCCCAGGCGGCCGCCGACGAACTCGGCCACGGCGTCGAGGGCGCCGACAACGCCGAGACCGCCCGCCGCAGCGACATCGTGATCGTCGCCGTGCCCTGGGACGGCCACGGCAAGACCCTCGAATCCCTGCGTGAGGAACTGGCCGGCAAGCTCGTCGTCGACTGCGTCAACCCGCTCGGCTTCGACAAGAAGGGCGCCTACGCCCTCAAGCCCGAGGAGGGCAGCGCCGCCGAGCAGGCCGCCGCCCTGCTGCCGGACTCCCGGGTCACGGCCGCCTTCCACCACCTGTCGGCCGTGCTGCTCCAGGACCCGGAGATCGACGAGATCGACACCGACGTGATGGTGCTCGGAGAGGTCCGCGCCGACGTCGAGATCGTCCAGGCCCTCGCCGGGCGCATTCCCGGCATGCGCGGCATCTTCGCCGGGCGGCTGCGCAACGCCCACCAGGTGGAGTCGCTGGTGGCGAACCTGATCTCCGTGAACCGCCGGTACAAGGCGCACGCGGGCCTGCGCGTCACCGACGTGTGA
- a CDS encoding DUF6578 domain-containing protein yields MGLWHVFYEDWQMECCGTPFSVGDEVSWPLLLLDADTVLGGGWHDQLTEVAGPVEDVGGVRMVREETGLPVALGADPDAEEDRRPEPGGRTRSAGLLSVERHGARWPEAGGLVRAVQVLTQTWAETAPGSRSYEPVAGERRLRPADRCPKWFRETETERAADGRGRCSRESGVVVTLEVPGTDSRLSHAVREARGIPRQGAEPGAETRGIPAADLMALLGNLSTPRRRARSGTAGWPTAPGPLARGGPDEGR; encoded by the coding sequence ATGGGGCTGTGGCACGTGTTCTACGAGGACTGGCAGATGGAGTGCTGCGGCACACCGTTCTCGGTCGGGGACGAGGTGAGCTGGCCGCTGCTGCTCCTGGACGCGGACACCGTGCTGGGCGGCGGCTGGCACGACCAGCTCACCGAGGTCGCCGGGCCCGTGGAGGACGTGGGCGGCGTGCGGATGGTGCGGGAGGAGACGGGCCTCCCGGTGGCCCTGGGGGCGGACCCCGACGCCGAGGAGGACCGGCGCCCGGAGCCGGGGGGCCGGACCCGGTCGGCCGGACTGCTGTCCGTCGAGCGGCACGGTGCGCGGTGGCCCGAGGCCGGCGGACTCGTGCGGGCCGTGCAGGTGCTGACCCAGACCTGGGCCGAGACCGCGCCCGGGTCGCGCTCCTACGAACCGGTGGCGGGGGAGCGCCGGCTGCGGCCGGCGGACCGGTGCCCGAAGTGGTTCAGGGAGACCGAGACGGAGCGGGCGGCCGACGGGCGGGGGCGGTGCTCGCGCGAGTCGGGGGTGGTGGTGACCCTGGAGGTGCCGGGCACGGACTCCCGCCTCTCCCACGCCGTCCGCGAGGCCCGGGGCATCCCCCGGCAGGGGGCCGAGCCGGGCGCGGAGACCCGGGGCATCCCGGCGGCGGATCTGATGGCCCTGCTGGGGAACCTGAGCACCCCGCGGAGACGGGCCCGCTCCGGCACCGCCGGATGGCCGACGGCCCCGGGTCCCCTCGCACGAGGCGGACCGGACGAAGGCCGGTGA
- a CDS encoding site-2 protease family protein has product MTTATTRHSERRISPVFVGIVAVTAVTGWATWTGFAEQPGVAVFLFVTAAWIVSLCLHEYAHARTALHSGDISIGAKGYLTLNPLKYTHALLSIVLPVIFVIMGGIGLPGGAVFIERNRIQGRWKHSLISAAGPLTNVLFAVVCTAPFWLDALDGVPNDFRFALAFLALLQVTAALLNFLPVPGLDGYGVIEPWLSYSIRRQVEPFAPFGLLFVFALLWLPAVNGVFFDVIDTILKSLGISDFETYCGQALYRFWQGSNEFCSAAP; this is encoded by the coding sequence ATGACCACCGCCACCACCCGCCACAGCGAGCGACGGATCAGTCCCGTGTTCGTCGGGATCGTCGCCGTGACGGCGGTCACGGGATGGGCGACCTGGACCGGGTTCGCCGAGCAGCCCGGCGTCGCCGTGTTCCTGTTCGTGACGGCGGCGTGGATCGTCTCGCTGTGTCTCCACGAGTACGCGCACGCGCGCACCGCCCTGCACAGCGGCGACATCTCCATCGGCGCGAAGGGCTATCTGACCCTCAATCCGCTGAAGTACACGCACGCCCTGCTCAGCATCGTGCTCCCGGTGATCTTCGTGATCATGGGCGGCATCGGTCTGCCCGGCGGTGCCGTGTTCATCGAGCGGAACCGGATCCAGGGCCGCTGGAAGCACAGTCTGATCTCGGCGGCGGGCCCGCTGACGAACGTGCTGTTCGCCGTCGTCTGCACCGCCCCGTTCTGGCTGGACGCCCTGGACGGCGTGCCGAACGACTTCCGGTTCGCGCTGGCCTTCCTCGCGCTGCTCCAGGTGACGGCCGCGCTGCTGAACTTCCTGCCGGTGCCGGGCCTGGACGGCTACGGCGTGATCGAGCCGTGGCTGTCGTACAGCATCCGGCGCCAGGTGGAGCCGTTCGCGCCGTTCGGCCTGCTGTTCGTGTTCGCGCTGCTGTGGCTGCCGGCGGTGAACGGCGTCTTCTTCGACGTGATCGACACCATCCTGAAGTCCCTCGGGATCAGCGACTTCGAGACGTACTGCGGTCAGGCGCTGTACCGCTTCTGGCAGGGCTCGAACGAGTTCTGCTCGGCGGCTCCCTGA